In Diorhabda sublineata isolate icDioSubl1.1 chromosome 4, icDioSubl1.1, whole genome shotgun sequence, a single window of DNA contains:
- the LOC130443412 gene encoding 2-oxoglutarate and iron-dependent oxygenase domain-containing protein 3-like: MTSSVTKRNPEKSIDKTTKSKDNVKDKNSTKAAKNFKYGPLPNFPGQRMWSRGVLVIGVLIYLWYFSKGTKDSILSKQTEVYVRRSQIVECGPEYIKDIKQYEGCVPKKCGRFVSDKLVTEEEADILLKLAVRIMARGGSSGGASIVDLHTGALSYRDKFINIYQQNANKKILTETERKVYELVRKNIQSAIAESFGINTDSLHLTYPTFFSRLSNVDPKTRHDEYWHEHIDKRTYEAFHYTSLLYLNDYGKDFKGGRFIFMDNISSPTKNVTVEPRKGRVSMFTSGSENPHYVERVTEGLRFAITISFTCDATKAILDPAM, from the exons AATGTTAAGGATAAGAATAGTACGAAGGCAGCTAAAAACTT taaataCGGCCCGTTGCCAAACTTTCCAGGACAAAGAATGTGGAGCAGAGGTGTTCTAGTGATAGGagtccttatatatttgtggtATTTTTCTAAAGGCACGAAAGATTCAATTCTTTCCAAACAAACAGAAGTATACGTCAGAAGATCGCAAATTGTAGAATGTGGCCCTGAATATATAAAAGATATCAAACAATATGAAGGTTGTGTACCCAAGAAATGTGGGAGATTCGTCAGTGATAAACTCGTCACTGAAGAAGAAGcagatattttattaaaacttgcAGTTAGAA TAATGGCTCGAGGTGGTTCTTCAGGAGGGGCTTCTATCGTCGACCTCCACACCGGAGCCCTATCCTATAGAGACAAATTTATAAACATCTATCAACAGAATgcaaataaaaagattttaacCGAAACTGAACGTAAGGTTTACGAATTAGTAaggaaaaatatacaaagtgcAATTGCGGAATCTTTCGGGATAAATACTGATAGTTTACATTTAACTTACCCAACTTTCTTTTCCCGTTTATCTAACGTGGATCCTAAGACGAGACACGATGAATACTGGCACGAACACATCGATAAA CGTACTTATGAGGCTTTCCATTACACGTCTTTGTTGTATTTGAACGATTACGGGAAGGATTTTAAAGGAGGTAGATTTATCTTCATGGATAACATATCTTCACCTACTAAGAACGTAACAGTGGAACCGAGGAAAGGAAGAGTGTCGATGTTTACTTCAGGATCGGAAAATCCGCATTATGTGGAAAGGGTAACGGAAGGGTTGCGGTTCGCTATTACAATTTCCTTTACTTGTGATGCTACTAAAGCTATTCTAGATCCCGCTatgtga